In the genome of Kazachstania africana CBS 2517 chromosome 6, complete genome, the window GAAGCCTGAGAGCTCAGACATTTATGCAATGAAACAATTCCGTATGGCTTCCAATTCCCATATTTttgcaaagaaaattatagaCGAATATTCAATAGCATCCATTTTACATCATAACAACATAATAAAGACCCTAGATCTACTAGTTgattttgagaaaaatgtGTTCATTCAAGTAATGGAGTTTGTCCCCTATGATTTCTTTGATCTAGTGACAAATGAAACACTGTCGTCATCGGAAAATTTATGTTATTTTAAGCAAATGTGTGAAGCAATCGGTTACCTACATTCTAATGGCATTGCACATAGAGATTTgaaacttgaaaattgtGTTGTAACTCCAACTGGTATTCTCAAATTACTTGATTTTGGTTCTGCTGTCATATTCAAACGTCATAAACATGATGAGCTAATAAAAGCTAAAGGTATAGTAGGCTCAGATCCATATCTTTCCCCTGAATTACTCAACTCTGGTAATGAGTTCTATGATCCAAGGCCTGTAGATATTTGGTCAATAGCAATCATTTACTATTGTATGAtttgtaaaaaatttccCTGGAAGGCACCTAAAGAAagtttcaataattttagaCTTTTCATTGATGATCCTGACGATGAGGATGATGTTTCAAAGGGACCACAAAGAATATTAAGAGTGTTCCCGAAGGAGATGACAGAGCTACTGGGATCCATGTTTGAACTGGATCCTAAAAAGAGGATatctattgaaaaaatacttgaaaatgaagtgGTCCGAAGTATTGAAAGTTGTAGTGAGGACTCAAATGGCAAGGCATTGCCCAAACCAATTTCTCACTCTCATCATTTTTACAACCTATAAAACATTTGCATCTCCTATCAAAAAATAGGATAGTTACCACGGTTCTACAACATATCAAGTACATATACAACATTCTTATATGTATCTGTATTATTTGCATAGTTATTTATTCCCACAAATAAACATTTAGAAACTTATTCATTTGTCTAACGTAGTAAGTAAATATACTGTCTTTACCATACAGGCTTCGCATTTTgcaagaacaaaaaaaagattcattGCCAACGGCATCGACTCTTTAAAAAGCCATACATAAGGACAGAAAGCCCATCATGGCTAAGAATAAATCAAAGGGGAACCAGAATATGGACGAAAATGGTACGATACTGGCAAACCCTCCGAAAGCAATAGGTAACGTAGAGTTATTTCAAAGGTTGAACTATCTATATCAGCTCTCAACATGGAATACGATGCTTTACGGTAAGAATGATGCAATGTCAAGAAGTTATATCAAGAACTTAGATTTCATTAGTAAGAAGACCAAGTGTGGTTTACTGCCGAGTATCAAGAGAACTATATGTAAGAAATGTAAGAGAGTACTGATACCCAAGAAAACATGTACTTATTCTGTATCTTCTAAACTGagcaaaagaaagaagcaTGACAAGGAAAAAATCAGGAAGAATGAGGATTTTATTGTTACCTGTGTATGTGGTGAGGTCAAAACGTTTAGAGTGGGTCTTAACAGAAGTCATGCTACGTTTTATGAAAAGGAGGGTACcttgataaatttataGAAACAAGCATATTCATTTACTTATATAATCCATAGAAACATTAAGttaaataaaagaaagaggTCTCATCCTCATCGAAGGATTCACATTGAAAGTTCAAATATCGATTCGCTAATCACTCATCTTGGTTTTCAATCTTGTATCAGCCATTTCGGAATTTCAGAGCAAGTTTCCTTAGAAAAGCTAATCAAAGCATTGTCATTCGCTGCTACTATCAAGAGGTATTTATAGCAATATAAACTGCATGCCTATCTAATGCTACTTCTGAAACTGGGATTACATGGGCCTTCTAAGAATCTTATTAGCGGCAGAAGGGCTTTACTCCCATATTCGATGATGACGAAGGGTGCCCTTCTCCTAGAAAGCTCACCATTAAAGAGAATTCGCTACTATCATTCCAATAGAAGTATATCTAATCTGAGAAACGAATCACCGTTACATAACAGTCTCAGATCTGCTGGTACTCCTAGAGCTAGGTATGGttgtaataaattatcatttttacGATTTAAACGAAATTATAATGGCTCACCTTTTGAAGACAAGGAACCAAGGGTTAGAATTTATAGAATAACAACACTAAATTTGTTGTTAGGGTCAGCAGTAGTTTTGCTTCTGAGTACGATGATACTTCCGATACTATTGAAACTTATCTTCCCGATGATTATTCTGGGTATTTTTATCTACCAGTACAGGATTTGGAAAAGAACCAAACTGTTTGACCAGATTTTTAGGGGTTTGGGTAGGACTAATCTTTCTATCAAATATAAGACTCTAAATTCCTTACAATATAACTATGTTCCAAAGATACTGAAAAAGTCAGTTCCAAAATCATGGTATACAAATGAAGACATAAGTGATGCGGAAATTTTGTTaagttttatcaaattgagAGTAATTGAGgccttcaaaaaaaatgaaatgggTATTTCTGATTATTTCTTGAGACGTggtcaaaattttgatgatttaagtttattaattgataaagaaaactCACAATTTCTTATACGACGACTTGCTGGTAATTTTATTGTCACTATGAGGCATCAGCTGTTACTGAAAAATGAGAATGTAGACATTTATTTGGCAGACGTTATGATAAGTGTATTAGATGATTCATCACAAACAGGAATTTTCATGCCATTGAAGGAATTAGCCAAGTCAAATAAAAGTTGTAAAATGGTCATTTCTGTTGTTTCGAATAGTGACATTTTACCAAGACAGTTTGTTATTACAGATGAAGGTGAAACGGGGAAGTTTTACGGGAAATTTACGGTGTCTCACGGGAAAGATGGTCACAGAGAATTTAGAATCGATGATTTGTAGTTGGCTGGATACTTCTAATATAGTCATCatgtttttcattttgtaaGGGAATGATGATTACTAGCAACAAATCGTTaatcatgaaaataatgtaaAGTTgtgtatttatataaataaaaaaaaaaatattcatttcgTAGTGCAGTAAATTAAAGGTGGGTGGCAATGTTGTCCTCTAATATACCTAAAGGAGAGGTCCAATAATCAGAGCTTCCCCGTACATCtatctctttctttgtcCAAATTTTCGTCAACAAAGGATAAAGAACAACAAAAACGAACAAGTCTGAAGCATTTTGCCACATCTTAAAGGGCATACCCAAGGAAGAACAACAGTAATAAATAGTTCTGTGCTCGTAGAGAGTGTCTTAAAAGATTTCTCGTACATCTGACGCGACAACTTCTAAAATCCCATGTACAGATCGTACAGGAACAAGGGAAAAAAGCCAAAAACTGGCTCCAAAATACAATCAACTCGGTACTACAACCATGCTTGAAATCCAGTCATTTGCTTAACCTATTGGAACCTCTTATGCATTATTAGCCCATATAGCGACGCTCTCTGCATTCGTGTTCGGATACCCGGACGCTCCGCAAAGtactatttttctttatagaAAcataaaaacaaaagaaaataaagagtATATTAAGATCCTAGTAGTAAAcatattaaatatatctAGCATTATCTCCAGTTACGCATCTTAGAAAGATCCATTATAGTATTTAAAGCCGTTTTCGTCATTTTATATTCTATTTGAAACAATATCCGTTCATAAGGATTGAGTCAGTCAGGATTGTAATGTCAAAATATACTCATCCTTCAAGATCTCGATTGCAGAGACAGCATCAGAATCTTTCAAGCATTTCCAATGATTCtgatgacgatgaaaatataatagGCCCTCCAAAATTGAGTAATTTTGGATCAGCATTATTGACAGAGAATGATAACAGCGGGACAACATCGCGTTTTCATACGCAATTCAGGTCACTGAATGGTAATTCAGTTCATTCTCCAATTTCTCTATCTCGAAATAATAGCTATGGTTCATATGGAATTGCAGAACAATCCCCACAGACCTCAATATTTGCTACTACTATAAATAATAGACCGATTAGTATGACTACGATTCAAAATGGTAGTGCAGATTCTAATGTTACTAATAATGTCAATGACAAATATGAAAGTAGCTATAACaagataaataaaattcaacAATCAATAAAAGACGAATTAACATCGAGACATACCGGCCGAAtaaaaagatttttgaataCTAATAgaatgaataaattggGACCTGCTAAAAGAGCCTCTACGATGGAAGTAGATATACCGTTACCTGCCAATACGAATGATAGTTATAATAGTAGCTCTGATGTATTTTCTGGTCAGgcaattgaagaagcaaaTGACATTAAAGAAGTGCAAAATTATGactattcaaatattaaCTTTGGAGATTTAAATCCATTTCAGTTTTtgagaaaatataatttaccCACTACTGAATTACCCAATATTTCcaagatatattttgaaagacaaaaagaggaaaatagGCTAagtattttgaaaaagcatactaataataatactgGTGCGAAGACAAATGGTAATGatatcaaagatttttcaatttcaaaaaacttAACATCAGAAGATAAGACAGATTTAAAAAATACAGTTAATACTGGTCTGGTATCTAGGACGTTATTGAATTCTACACtttcttcaagaaaaaccaattcttcattatcaccAAAATCGAAGGACAATAACGAATTTAATTCACTGGACGTTGAGGAACCAAAACATTTGACTAGTAACAATGATGAGATAAGGCCtaataaaagaagagaaCCTTTAGTGGACTTAAGTACGAATCGAAAGGAGCctgaattgaaaaggtTTAAGACTTTTGAAGAGAACAAGAAGCGCGATGAAATAATcaatgaaaaggaaaatgttGTTCAAGACGTACCAAAATCTATGAAACGTGTCGAAATAATGGAGCCTAAGATGTCACATAGACAAAGAAATGTCATAAATGTTAATGAAACggaatatgaaaaaattgagttGTTAGGTAGAGGTGGATCCTCGAAAGTTTATAAGGTGAAGGGCCCTTCAAATAAGGTGTTTGCACTGAAAAGAGTTGTATTTGATGAGTTTGATGACTCAAGTATAAATGGGTTTAAAGGTGAAATTAAATTACTAAATAAattaagaaatgaaaatcGTGTTgttaaattatttgattatGAGATGAATCAAGGATTACTATATTTGATCATGGAATGTGGTGATGTTGATTTATCTCAGATATTGAAccaaaaaatcaatttaaaTCTACCATTTgacattgaatttattcGATATTATACACGTGAAATGATTAAATGTGTTAAGGTAGTGCATGATAATGGTATTGTTCATTCTGATTTAAAACCTGCAAATTTTGTCTTAGTGAAAGGCGTGCTAAagattattgattttggtaTAGCTGACGCGGTGCCTGATCATACGGTTAATATATATCGAGAGACACAGACAGGTACACCAAATTATATGGCACCTGAGACGTTAATTGCGATGAATTATACAAATAATGGAGccaaagat includes:
- the RTK1 gene encoding putative serine/threonine protein kinase RTK1 (similar to Saccharomyces cerevisiae YDL025C; ancestral locus Anc_3.167); translation: MEAEIVDQSQTLTKNSTASLSSIFGEKRFKSLSKIFNEAGQESVHNPHLKRETSSLLDVRDGLEPMIKTATTQNQNSEESALYDENFGSLSMSSSRSSFPLYLPFISRPSQLKSSDTNEADLHPIEELRNKIESLFVSELKSNDGAHCDGLMGKTVTTHVNRAPREPSVEVLATEQDNTLVLTDEESLFTKYGVPTKSIGGGMSGSVKLLEKPESSDIYAMKQFRMASNSHIFAKKIIDEYSIASILHHNNIIKTLDLLVDFEKNVFIQVMEFVPYDFFDLVTNETLSSSENLCYFKQMCEAIGYLHSNGIAHRDLKLENCVVTPTGILKLLDFGSAVIFKRHKHDELIKAKGIVGSDPYLSPELLNSGNEFYDPRPVDIWSIAIIYYCMICKKFPWKAPKESFNNFRLFIDDPDDEDDVSKGPQRILRVFPKEMTELLGSMFELDPKKRISIEKILENEVVRSIESCSEDSNGKALPKPISHSHHFYNL
- the RPR2 gene encoding ribonuclease P protein subunit RPR2 (similar to Saccharomyces cerevisiae RPR2 (YIR015W); ancestral locus Anc_7.118); the protein is MAKNKSKGNQNMDENGTILANPPKAIGNVELFQRLNYLYQLSTWNTMLYGKNDAMSRSYIKNLDFISKKTKCGLLPSIKRTICKKCKRVLIPKKTCTYSVSSKLSKRKKHDKEKIRKNEDFIVTCVCGEVKTFRVGLNRSHATFYEKEGTLINL
- the MRX9 gene encoding Mrx9p (similar to Saccharomyces cerevisiae YDL027C; ancestral locus Anc_3.164); this translates as MLLLKLGLHGPSKNLISGRRALLPYSMMTKGALLLESSPLKRIRYYHSNRSISNLRNESPLHNSLRSAGTPRARYGCNKLSFLRFKRNYNGSPFEDKEPRVRIYRITTLNLLLGSAVVLLLSTMILPILLKLIFPMIILGIFIYQYRIWKRTKLFDQIFRGLGRTNLSIKYKTLNSLQYNYVPKILKKSVPKSWYTNEDISDAEILLSFIKLRVIEAFKKNEMGISDYFLRRGQNFDDLSLLIDKENSQFLIRRLAGNFIVTMRHQLLLKNENVDIYLADVMISVLDDSSQTGIFMPLKELAKSNKSCKMVISVVSNSDILPRQFVITDEGETGKFYGKFTVSHGKDGHREFRIDDL
- the MPS1 gene encoding serine/threonine/tyrosine protein kinase MPS1 (similar to Saccharomyces cerevisiae MPS1 (YDL028C); ancestral locus Anc_3.162), with the protein product MSKYTHPSRSRLQRQHQNLSSISNDSDDDENIIGPPKLSNFGSALLTENDNSGTTSRFHTQFRSLNGNSVHSPISLSRNNSYGSYGIAEQSPQTSIFATTINNRPISMTTIQNGSADSNVTNNVNDKYESSYNKINKIQQSIKDELTSRHTGRIKRFLNTNRMNKLGPAKRASTMEVDIPLPANTNDSYNSSSDVFSGQAIEEANDIKEVQNYDYSNINFGDLNPFQFLRKYNLPTTELPNISKIYFERQKEENRLSILKKHTNNNTGAKTNGNDIKDFSISKNLTSEDKTDLKNTVNTGLVSRTLLNSTLSSRKTNSSLSPKSKDNNEFNSLDVEEPKHLTSNNDEIRPNKRREPLVDLSTNRKEPELKRFKTFEENKKRDEIINEKENVVQDVPKSMKRVEIMEPKMSHRQRNVINVNETEYEKIELLGRGGSSKVYKVKGPSNKVFALKRVVFDEFDDSSINGFKGEIKLLNKLRNENRVVKLFDYEMNQGLLYLIMECGDVDLSQILNQKINLNLPFDIEFIRYYTREMIKCVKVVHDNGIVHSDLKPANFVLVKGVLKIIDFGIADAVPDHTVNIYRETQTGTPNYMAPETLIAMNYTNNGAKDLKWKVGKPSDVWSCGCIIYQMIYGKAPYAGFQGQHRIFAIMNSDVKIVYPEKTNEEELIPKTMVELMKNCLRRDPGKRWTVDDILSSTFLNPIVTSQSFIRDLIKNAITFGSQQKIVSEDKINDLTNDVLTRLQEFKM